Proteins encoded by one window of Musa acuminata AAA Group cultivar baxijiao chromosome BXJ2-9, Cavendish_Baxijiao_AAA, whole genome shotgun sequence:
- the LOC135622897 gene encoding indole-3-acetaldehyde oxidase-like isoform X3 translates to MARKLVFAVNGERFELAQVDPSTTLLEFLRTQTRFRGPKLGCGEGGCGACVVLLSTYHPVNEQVKEFSISSCLTLLCSINFCSVTTSEGLGNSEDGFHPIHERFAGFHASQCGFCTPGMCMSLFSALTNADKTSRPEPPGGFSKITKTEAEKAIAGNLCRCTGYRSIVDVCKSFAADVDLEDLGLNTFWKKGNKDATVCRLPCHSHKRICTFPEFLKSEIKSSMDILDNFKNMGLPECQWYRPTSIEELYELLNSNAFLESHVKLVVGNTGSGVYKENDLYDKYIDLKGIPELSVIRRDSGGVSFGAAVTISMAIEVLKQKNESELHSNERLVFSKIADHMDKVATPFIRNMASLGGNLIMAQRSQFASDVATILLAAGSTICLQTASERLVLPLEEFLQRPPCDDRTVLINIHIPFSTSVMESSSGAKGCIDSEPTKEANILFETYRAAPRPLGNAIAYVNSAFLAHVSSYNIYGDLVIHNIHLAFGAYGSEHAVRARKVENFLVGKSVTASVLLGAIKLLKETIIPNEHTPHSRYRSSLAIAFLFKFFQPLLKDLSVPEKNVQMSVSSAAATIENSNGCISGFADDLPRRASNVKQLDQANNPDLILSSEQMVEFCKDYHPVGDPIKKTGVELQASGEAIYVDDIPSPKYCLYGAFVNSTRPLAHIKGIKFKSTSSSQKAFTFIGADDIPKGGQNVGLSCQYGTESLFAHSLTECAGQPLGIVIAETQRQANMAAKQADVQYCTENLEPPILSVEDAVRRSSFFKVPPFLCPQKVGDLSKGMAEADHKILSAEVKLGSQYYFYMETQTALAIPDEDNCILVYTSTQCPEIAQGTIAKCLGIPAHNVRVITRRVGGGFGGKGPRSVPVATACALAAFRLRRPVRMYLDRKTDMIMTGGRHPMHINYSVGFKSDGKITALHVDILVNAGITDDISIIIPCNMVSALKKYNWGALSFDIRLCKTNFPTKSAMRGPGEVQGTFIAESVIEHVASFLSIDVNSVRKKNLHTYDSLMLYYEGSAGDAPEYTLPTMIDELASSASYFDRLEIVRHFNSCNKWRKRGISLVPVVYQVVLRPTPGKVSILTDGSIVVEVGGIEIGQGLWTKVKQMTAFALGQLWVDGSQNLLDRVRIIQADTLSLVQGGLTAGSTTSEASCEAVRLSCNVLVDRLKSLKQSLEDKTGSISWDTLIFQANMQSVNLSESTYWVPKEASISYLNFGAAISEVEVDVLTGATIILRTDIIYDCGQSLNPAVDLGQAVAGTPINYCNHIPFNLLLACNNHDIK, encoded by the exons ATGGCGCGGAAGCTGGTGTTCGCCGTCAACGGAGAGCGTTTCGAGCTTGCCCAGGTCGATCCCTCCACCACCTTGCTCGAGTTCTTGAGGACCCAGACGCGGTTCAGAGGCCCCAAGCTCGGGTGTGGCGAGg GTGGCTGTGGAGCTTGTGTTGTTCTTCTCTCTACGTACCACCCTGTTAACGAGCAAGTGAAAGAATTTAGTATTAGCTCATGCCTGACGCTTCTTTGCAGCATAAATTTCTGTTCTGTTACCACCTCCGAGGGGCTGGGAAATAGTGAGGATGGCTTCCATCCAATTCACGAGAGGTTTGCAGGGTTTCATGCGTCCCAATGCGGATTTTGCACTCCTGGCATGTGTATGTCACTTTTTTCTGCTCTTACCAATGCTGACAAGACCAGTAGGCCTGAGCCTCCTGGTGGATTTTCGAAGATCACAAAGACAGAGGCTGAGAAGGCCATTGCCGGCAATCTTTGTCGATGCACTGGTTATCGGTCCATCGTAGATGTCTGCAAGAGCTTTGCAGCTGATGTCGATTTGGAGGACTTGGGCCTGAATACATTCTGGAAGAAAGGGAATAAAGATGCAACGGTTTGTAGATTACCTTGTCACAGCCATAAaagaatctgcacatttcctgagTTCTTGAAATCTGAGATCAAGTCCTCAATGGATATCTTGGACAATTTCAAGAATATGGGCTTGCCAGAGTGTCAGTGGTATCGACCTACCAGTATCGAAGAGCTTTATGAGCTTTTAAATTCCAACGCATTCCTTGAAAGCCATGTAAAATTGGTTGTTGGTAATACAGGGTCTGGTGTTTACAAGGAAAACGACCTGTATGATAAGTATATTGATCTCAAAGGGATTCCAGAGCTCTCGGTGATCAGAAGGGATAGTGGAGGGGTTTCATTTGGGGCTGCTGTGACGATATCTATGGCTATTGAAGTGctgaaacaaaaaaatgaaagtgAGCTGCACTCTAATGAAAGATTGGTCTTCAGCAAGATTGCTGATCATATGGATAAGGTGGCTACACCATTCATTAGGAACATGGCAAGCTTAGGAGGAAATTTAATTATGGCACAAAGAAGTCAATTTGCCTCAGATGTCGCTACAATACTTCTTGCTGCTGGATCAACTATCTGCCTTCAGACAGCTTCAGAAAGGCTAGTTCTTCCACTGGAGGAATTTTTACAAAGGCCTCCCTGTGATGACAGAACTGTACTTATAAACATACACATTCCTTTTTCAACTTCTGTAATGGAGTCATCTTCTGGAGCTAAAGGATGCATTGATTCTGAACCTACAAAGGAAGCCAATATACTATTTGAAACATACCGAGCAGCCCCACGACCTCTTGGAAATGCTATTGCTTATGTGAACTCTGCCTTTTTGGCTCATGTTAGTTCATATAACATCTATGGGGATCTTGTTATACATAATATACATTTGGCCTTTGGTGCTTACGGCAGTGAACATGCCGTGAGAGCAAGAAAAGTTGAGAACTTTTTGGTGGGTAAATCTGTCACTGCCTCTGTTTTACTTGGAGCCATTAAATTACTTAAGGAAACCATCATACCAAATGAACACACTCCTCATTCAAGATATAGATCAAGTTTAGCAATTGCTTTTCTATTCAAATTTTTTCAACCACTACTAAAAGACTTGAGTGTGCCTGAGAAGAACGTTCAAATGTCTGTTTCTAGTGCTGCTGCGACAATTGAAAACTCCAATGGCTGTATCAGTGGATTTGCTGATGATCTGCCTCGTAGGGCATCAAATGTTAAACAACTTGATCAAGCGAACAATCCTGATCTGATCTTATCTTCGGAGCAGATGGTTGAGTTTTGCAAGGATTATCATCCAGTTGGTGATCCTATCAAAAAAACTGGAGTTGAATTACAAGCCTCTG GTGAAGCAATATACGTGGATGATATTCCTTCTCCAAAGTACTGTCTTTATGGAGCATTTGTAAATAGCACAAGGCCTTTGGCACATATAAAGGGAATCAAATTCAAATCTACATCATCATCGCAGAAAGCCTTTACATTTATTGGTGCTGATGACATTCCAAAAGGAGGTCAAAATGTTGGATTATCTTGTCAATATGGAACTGAATCTTTATTTGCTCACTCTCTGACTGAGTGTGCTGGTCAGCCACTTGGCATTGTG ATTGCAGAAACACAGAGACAAGCTAACATGGCTGCTAAACAAGCAGATGTACAATATTGCACTGAGAACTTAGAACCTCCAATTTTGTCAGTTGAAGATGCTGTTAGAAGATCCAGCTTTTTCAAAGTTCCTCCATTTTTGTGCCCTCAAAAGGTTGGAGATCTCTCCAAAGGAATGGCAGAAGCTGATCACAAGATTCTCTCAGCTGAG GTGAAGCTTGGTTCTCAGTATTATTTTTACATGGAAACACAAACAGCTCTTGCCATACCAGACGAAGACAATTGTATTTTGGTCTACACTTCAACTCAGTGTCCCGAGATTGCACAAGGTACTATTGCAAAATGCCTAGGCATACCTGCTCACAATGTCCGGGTTATTACAAGAAGAGTTGGTGGAGGTTTTGGTGGGAAAGGACCAAGATCAGTGCCT GTTGCGACTGCATGTGCTCTTGCAGCATTTAGATTGCGCCGTCCTGTTAGGATGTACCTGGATCGCAAGACAGATATGATAATGACAGGAGGGCGACATCCGATGCACATAAACTACTCTGTGGGTTTCAAGTCTGACGGGAAAATTACAGCCTTGCATGTAGATATCTTAGTCAATGCAGGAATAACAGATGATATTAGTATAATTATACCATGTAACATGGTATCAGCACTAAAGAAGTACAACTGGGgtgctctttcttttgatattagGCTCTGCAAGACTAATTTTCCAACAAAATCAGCTATGCGGGGTCCAGGAGAAGTACAGGGAACTTTTATTGCTGAATCTGTTATTGAACATGTAGCATCATTCCTGTCCATTGATGTGAATTCTGTTCGAAAGAAAAATCTCCACACCTATGATAGTCTTATGTTGTATTATGAAGGTAGCGCTGGAGATGCTCCTGAATATACTTTACCTACTATGATTGATGAGTTGGCTTCATCTGCTAGCTACTTTGATCGTCTTGAAATAGTACGGCATTTCAATAGTTGCAATAAATGGAGAAAACGTGGAATTTCTTTGGTACCTGTTGTGTACCAAGTAGTGCTACGACCAACACCTGGGAAAGTATCTATTCTAACTGATGGTTCAATCGTTGTCGAAGTTGGAGGAATTGAGATTGGTCAGGGGCTGTGGACAAAGGTGAAGCAAATGACAGCATTTGCCCTTGGACAATTATGGGTTGATGGAAGTCAAAACCTTTTGGATAGGGTGCGGATCATTCAGGCAGATACTTTGAGTTTGGTTCAAGGAGGCTTGACTGCTGGGAGCACCACATCTGAAGCAAGTTGTGAGGCAGTTCGTCTATCCTGCAATGTTCTAGTTGATAGACTAAAGTCTCTAAAGCAAAGTTTAGAGGACAAAACAGGTTCTATCTCATGGGATACACTAATTTTTCAG GCAAATATGCAGTCTGTGAACTTGTCAGAGAGTACATACTGGGTTCCCAAAGAAGCTTCTATTAGCTATCTCAATTTTGGAGCTGCTATAAGTGAG GTGGAGGTAGATGTTCTTACTGGAGCTACTATAATTTTGAGGACTGACATTATATATGATTGTGGACAAAGCTTGAATCCTGCTGTGGATTTGGGACAG GCAGTTGCTGGAACTCCTATTAATTACTGCAATCATATTCCTTTCAACCTTCTATTGGCCTGcaacaatcatgatatcaaataa